The window GAGGCGGGCGAGGAGATGATCACCTATATGGATATCGTCAAGAAGCCGGAAGAGGAGGGCGCTCCCTCCGAGACGGAAAAGACGAGGAGCAAGAACACCGCCTCGGAAGAGGCAGCGGCCTCGCGCTGACGTTTGTTTCCGCTGCTTCGTTCCGCAACGGCTTCGGAGCAAAAACGTCGAAAGCCGCCGCACGCGAGCAACGTGCGGCGGCTTTTTGCGTCCGGCGGCTGTCGGGGAATCGGCCCGGCGGCTAGCTCGCGTGCTCCTGGACGGCCAGGAGCAGCTCGTCCGGCTTGTCCGGAGCCAGGAGCAGCCGCACCTCGCCCGCGTCCACGAACACGGCCTCGTTGCTGTTGCCGAGCACGAAGGCCTCTCCGCCGCCCACCAGGGTGAAGGTTCCGCAGCGATACTGGCCGAACTTCATGCCGCGTTTGGTGGATTTGACGGCCAGCAGGGGGTCGGTCTTCAGGTCGGCGCGGCTGACGCGGGCGACGTCGCTCCAGGGCAGGGCCAAATCCAGGAAAGGAGGGCCGCTGAGCAGCAGGCCGTCGGCGTCCGCCGTGATCTCGGCGCGGGCGGGGTTGACCAGGAGCATGTACCAGTAGAGCAGGGCCAGGGGACCGGCCACGGCGATGAGGCAGATGCCCGTCCAGGTCAGGCCCGACCGGAACGACCAGGCCGTGATCGCGGCCACGACCGCCACCGCCAGGATGAAGCCGATGATCACCCAGCGGTTCATGGGTATCCGGAATACGCGCATTGTACGGACCTCCGCAGTGTCTTTATGGATGCGGAACATAGTACGTTTCCGGCGCGCGGTCAAAAATACGTTGGAATGGTGCGGCCGTTGGGGTAGACTCGCGGCGGCTGCCCGCGCGTCGCGCTGCGCGGCCAAAAGGGGATCAAGGGGGCTGAATGCAGCGAAAACGGAATGCGGCCTGGGCCGCCCGCTGGCTTTTCCTCGCCTTGGCGCTCTTCGCGCTGGCAGGGGCTTCGGGCTGCGGCGAGGACGAGCCCTCGGTGCGCGTGAATCTGGCGCACCGCGAGGAACTGACGGCCCAACCTCGGCAGGACGCCGTGACCTACGCCTACCTGCCGCAATATTCCCACGCCGTATCCTACGAGCGCCACCGCCAGTTGCTCGAATATCTCCGCCGCGAGACCGGCCTGCCCCTGCGCCAGATCTTCCCGGACACCTTCGACGAGCATATCGAGATGGTCCGGCGCGGCGAGATCGACATCTCCTTTTCCAACCCCTTCGTCTACATTCAGCTCGCCGAGGACGGCGCGCGCGCCTTCGCCCGCATCGTGGAGCCGGACGGCAGGCCCTATTTCCGGGGCCAGATCATCTGCCGCGCGGACAACCGCTCCATAAAATCCCTGAAGGACTGCCGGGGCAAGCGCTGGATCGCCGTGGACGCCAACTCCGCGGGCGGCTACCTCTTTCCCCTGGGTCTTTTTCTGGACAACGGCATCCGCAGGAACGACTTCGCCCAGCTGGCCTTTGCGCCCGGACCGGGCGGCAAGCAGGAGAAGGTCGTGCTTTCGGTGCATTCCGGCGCCTACGACCTCGGCTCCATCCGCAAGGGAACGCTGGACATTCTCGCTGGCAAGGTGGACCTCTCCAAGATCCGGGTGCTGGCCGAGACGCCGGACTATCCCGGCTGGGTCTATTCCGCGCGCAAGGGGCTCGACCCGGCCATCGTCAAGAAGGTGGCCAGGGCCATGTTCGCCCTGGATCCGGGCAGGCCCGACGACGCGCGCATCCTCTCTGCCGCCGGGGTGCGGGGCATCGTCCCCGCGACGGACGACGACTACGACGCCGTGCGCGAGCTGGCCAGCAAGCTCGCCGAGGACGGCGCCCTTCCCAGCGTGGTGACGGAATGAGGCTCGTGTCGCGTCTGCGGTTCCGTTCCAAGCTGGTGCTGGGCATTTCGGCCATCGTGGTCTGCACCACCGTGATGCTCACCCCGCTGGTGGCGCGCATGACCGCCACGGCCCTGCTGGACGAGAGCAAGAAGCGCGGCTCCGCCGTGGCCGAGAGCCTTGCCGCGCGCGCCGTGGACCCGCTGCTCTCCGGCGACCTCCTGCGGCTCAAGAACATGGTCGACGAGGCCGAAAAGCTGGGGGACGAGGTCATCTACGCCTTCATCCTCGACCAGACCGGCTATGTTCTGGCCCAGACCTTCAAGGGCGGATTTCCCGTGGAGCTGCTCGGCGCGAACCGGGCGGGACCGGATTCCAAGGCGCGCATCCAGCTCCTGGAAACCGACCAGGGCCGCATCGACGATTTCGCGGCTCCGGTGCGCGTGGGCGGGGCCAATTTCGGCGAGGTCCGCCTGGGGCTTTCGCGCAAGCCCATCCAGGCCCGCGTCAACGATCTCGTCCTGACCATGAGCACGCTTTCCGGCGGAGCCCTGGCCCTGGCCATCGCCCTTTCCACCATCTTCGCCAACAAGGTCACCAGCCGCATCGGCCGATTGCGCGAGCACGCCGAGAACATGGTCAAGGGCGACCTGGACCTGCACTCGGCCCCGCCCGCGAACAGGAACTGCTGGGAGATCATGAACTGCGGGCTGAAGGCCTGCCCGGCCTACAAGGACAGGGACCGGCGCTGCTGGTATCTCGCCGGGACGCTCTGCCCGGACTGCGCCCACCCGGACGCCTCGAACTATCGCGACTCCTGCCGCCACTGCCCGGTCTATCATGAAAACGCGGGCGACGAGATTCAGGATCTGGCCGAAACCTTCGACGTCATGGCCCTGAGCCTGAAGACCTACATCAGCGAGCTCAAGGACGCCGAGCGCGTGCTCTCCAACCAGGAGCGGCTCATGCGCACGATCCTCAACGTGACCCCGGACCTCGTCTCCCTGGTGGACACCCGCATGATCTACCAGGCCGCGAACACGGCCTTCGCCTCGTTCGTGGGCCGCGACGTGCGCGACATCCGGGGCAAGACCGACTTCGACCTCTTTCCGGAAGAGATGGCCGAGCAGCGCCACCTGGAGAGCCGCGACATCCTCCAGACGGGCCGCCGCCTGGACCGCCAGGACTGGATCGTCTCGTCCAAGGGCACCCGCTGGTTCCACACCGTGAGCATCCCCGTGCGCGACCAGGAGGGCCGCATCACCGGCCTGCTGCGCACGGACCGCGACCTCACGGACCTGAAACGCTACCAGGAACAGCTCATCCAGTCCCAGAAGATGGAATCCGTGGGCAAGCTCGCGGGCGGCGTGGCCCACGAGATCAACACCCCCCTGGGCGTGATCCTGGGCTATTCCCAGCTGCTCATGGAAGACGTGGAGGAGGATTCCCAGATTCACCAGGATCTGGCCACCATCGCCAAGCAGGCCAAGGTCTGCCGCAAGATCGTGGCCGACCTGCTCGGGTTTTCCCGCCAGGCCGAGAGCGTCAAGCGCGAGATGTGCTTCAACAACTCCGTCATGGAGGCCGTGAGCCTCGTTCGCCACACGTTCGAGATGGACAAGGTGGAGATCGAGGAACGGCTCGACGATCGGATGCCGATCATTTACGGTGATCCCGAAAAGCTCAAGCAAGTCTGGATCAACCTGCTCAACAACGCCCGAGACGCCATGCCCGAGGGCGGGCGCATCGTGGTCAAGACCAAGCTGGACACCCCGGCCCAAAAAGTGACACTCTGGCTGGCGGATACGGGCACGGGCATCGGCGAAGAGGACATGCGGCTGGTTTTCGACCCGTTTTTCACCACCAAACCCGTAGGCAAGGGCACGGGCCTGGGGCTTTCCGTTTCTTTCGGCATCATAGAGGACCACGGCGGCGAGATTCGCGCCGAGAGCCCCGCGCCGGAGGAGTTCGCGGACCATTCGCGGCCGGAGGCCGGGCCGGGCACCCTGTTCATCGTGGACCTGCCCCTGGACCACGCCAGCATGGTCGAGGCGGGGAGTCCCGCCCTGCGGCAGGGGGCGCCGGGACCGTGGACCGCCGGAACCGTCCGCACAGGAACCACCAAAACGCACATCGCGCGCGAGGCAGAGGAGCAGAAGGGATACAATGGCTGAAATCATAGTTGTGGACGACATTTCCGACGCCGGGATTCTGGTCAAGCGCATTCTGGAACGCAAGGGGCACACGGTGTTCGCCTTCACCGAAGAGGAGGAGGCCATTGCCCACGCCGCGACCAGCAAGCCCGACCTCGCCATCCTGGACATCAAGCTCAAGAAGATGACCGGGGTGGAGGTGCTCGAGGAACTCAAGAAGGTCAATCCCGACATCAAGGCCATCATGCTCACCGGCTACCCCACGCTGGAAACGGCGCGCGAGTCCCTGCGCCTGGGCGCGAGCGAGTATTGCGTCAAGCCCATCGACAAGGACGAGCTGGAGGCCAAGGTTGCCGAAGTCCTGGAAGGCTAGCCGGGAGGCGGGTGCGCGCGCGTGATCATCGCCGAACTCTTCAAGCACTGGACCTACCAGGTCTTTGCGCCCGGAGCGCTCCTGCGCAGCAAGTACAACGCCTTCAAGGAGCTGCTGGAGTACGACGACCGCTGCCTGGAGGGCATCGCCGACCTTGAGGAGATCGCCTACGGGCGGGAAAAGGCGGACTGGGCGCGCATGAGCCGGCTGAGCCGCCAACTGACACGCGACGTGGGCGAAATGGTCCGGCGGCTGAAGATCATGGGCCCCTCGCGCTACGTGGGCCTGCCCGACTACTACAACAAATTCCGCTTTTACGTGAGCATGGGCATGGACATGCCCGACCCGGCCATTGCCCCGCCCCATGTCATCGGGCTGGAGGAGGCCGCGGACGTGCCCCTGCTCGCAGGGGGCAAGGCGCGCAACGCCGGGCTCATGGCCGCCGAAACCTATCTCAACGTGCCGCCGGGCTTCGTGGTCACGTCCAACGCCTTCAACTACTATCTTGAAGCCAACGGGCTGCGCCCGGAGCTGGACGAGCTGCTCGGCAGGGTCGAGCTGTCCCGCCCGGCCGAGCTGGAGCGGCTCTGCGCCGAGATGCGCACGCTGGTGCTGTCCGGCTCGGTGCCGCCCCCCATCGCTTCGGAAATGGAGCGCCGCGCGCACGAGCTCGCGGGCGAGGGCGGCGCGCTGGCGGTGCGCTCCAGCGCCGTGGCCGAGGACGGCGAACTCTCCTTTGCCGGGCAGTACGAGAGCATCCTGCCCGTGGACCCGGCCCTGACCCTGGAAGCCTACAAGCGCGTGCTGGCCGGGAAATACGCGCCCCGCGCCGTGACCTACCGCATTCTCAACGGCCTCAGCGACGTGGAGACGCCCATGGCCGTGCTGGTCATGCCCGTTGTCGAGGCGCGGGCCGCCGGCGTGGTCTACACCCTGGACATGGACCGCACCCAGGCCGTCTGCGGCATGCTCTCCATCTACGCCGTGCCCGGAGTGGGCGAAAATCTCGTGGGCGGCAAGTCCGTTCCGCAAATCTACTGCCTGACCCGCGAGGCGGACCCGCTGCTCGTGCAGGAGCCCGGCGAGTCCGCAGTGCTCGACCCGGAGCAGGCGGCCGAGGTGGCCAAGGCGGCCCTGGAGCTGGAGCAGATGTTCGGCGAGCCCCAGGACGTGGAATGGGCCATGGACCAGCAGGGCAAGCTGCACATCCTGCAATCCCGGCCCCTGGGCGGGGGACACAGGATCGCCTCCGCACCGGAAAGGCCGGCCCCGCCCGACGCCCGGCTTCTGCTCGCGGACGCCAGCCGCGCTTCCGCGGGCGCGGCCCATGGCCGGGTCTTTCATTTCGTTCCGCCGGGCCACACCCTGGAGGACATCCCCCGCGACGCCGTGCTCGTGGTC is drawn from Paucidesulfovibrio longus DSM 6739 and contains these coding sequences:
- a CDS encoding phosphate/phosphite/phosphonate ABC transporter substrate-binding protein yields the protein MQRKRNAAWAARWLFLALALFALAGASGCGEDEPSVRVNLAHREELTAQPRQDAVTYAYLPQYSHAVSYERHRQLLEYLRRETGLPLRQIFPDTFDEHIEMVRRGEIDISFSNPFVYIQLAEDGARAFARIVEPDGRPYFRGQIICRADNRSIKSLKDCRGKRWIAVDANSAGGYLFPLGLFLDNGIRRNDFAQLAFAPGPGGKQEKVVLSVHSGAYDLGSIRKGTLDILAGKVDLSKIRVLAETPDYPGWVYSARKGLDPAIVKKVARAMFALDPGRPDDARILSAAGVRGIVPATDDDYDAVRELASKLAEDGALPSVVTE
- a CDS encoding ATP-binding protein, whose protein sequence is MRLVSRLRFRSKLVLGISAIVVCTTVMLTPLVARMTATALLDESKKRGSAVAESLAARAVDPLLSGDLLRLKNMVDEAEKLGDEVIYAFILDQTGYVLAQTFKGGFPVELLGANRAGPDSKARIQLLETDQGRIDDFAAPVRVGGANFGEVRLGLSRKPIQARVNDLVLTMSTLSGGALALAIALSTIFANKVTSRIGRLREHAENMVKGDLDLHSAPPANRNCWEIMNCGLKACPAYKDRDRRCWYLAGTLCPDCAHPDASNYRDSCRHCPVYHENAGDEIQDLAETFDVMALSLKTYISELKDAERVLSNQERLMRTILNVTPDLVSLVDTRMIYQAANTAFASFVGRDVRDIRGKTDFDLFPEEMAEQRHLESRDILQTGRRLDRQDWIVSSKGTRWFHTVSIPVRDQEGRITGLLRTDRDLTDLKRYQEQLIQSQKMESVGKLAGGVAHEINTPLGVILGYSQLLMEDVEEDSQIHQDLATIAKQAKVCRKIVADLLGFSRQAESVKREMCFNNSVMEAVSLVRHTFEMDKVEIEERLDDRMPIIYGDPEKLKQVWINLLNNARDAMPEGGRIVVKTKLDTPAQKVTLWLADTGTGIGEEDMRLVFDPFFTTKPVGKGTGLGLSVSFGIIEDHGGEIRAESPAPEEFADHSRPEAGPGTLFIVDLPLDHASMVEAGSPALRQGAPGPWTAGTVRTGTTKTHIAREAEEQKGYNG
- a CDS encoding response regulator; the encoded protein is MAEIIVVDDISDAGILVKRILERKGHTVFAFTEEEEAIAHAATSKPDLAILDIKLKKMTGVEVLEELKKVNPDIKAIMLTGYPTLETARESLRLGASEYCVKPIDKDELEAKVAEVLEG
- a CDS encoding PEP/pyruvate-binding domain-containing protein, encoding MIIAELFKHWTYQVFAPGALLRSKYNAFKELLEYDDRCLEGIADLEEIAYGREKADWARMSRLSRQLTRDVGEMVRRLKIMGPSRYVGLPDYYNKFRFYVSMGMDMPDPAIAPPHVIGLEEAADVPLLAGGKARNAGLMAAETYLNVPPGFVVTSNAFNYYLEANGLRPELDELLGRVELSRPAELERLCAEMRTLVLSGSVPPPIASEMERRAHELAGEGGALAVRSSAVAEDGELSFAGQYESILPVDPALTLEAYKRVLAGKYAPRAVTYRILNGLSDVETPMAVLVMPVVEARAAGVVYTLDMDRTQAVCGMLSIYAVPGVGENLVGGKSVPQIYCLTREADPLLVQEPGESAVLDPEQAAEVAKAALELEQMFGEPQDVEWAMDQQGKLHILQSRPLGGGHRIASAPERPAPPDARLLLADASRASAGAAHGRVFHFVPPGHTLEDIPRDAVLVVGALDPALAGAVGKIRGVIAEAGSRASHFASVAREFGLPVLVGVEDAFERFSAGGEVTMDADTGSVYEGLVESLLLAEEKAPRSSPALERLRQVMPHIARLTLTDPESPEFSPEKCHSLHDIVRFCHEKAVSEMFLLVGRGGRGLGAARKLESGLPLVMYLLDVGGGFFDQAKDKDTVTPDDIKSPPMWSLWQGLSDKEVVWHDGLTHMDWEEFDRVSAGIFKHDSALLASYAVVAEDYAHLMVRFGYHFSQVDALCGPDARKNYVNFRFKGGGGLMHQRELRLLFLQRVLEAEGWKVRVRGDLLDAATGGRSEAATQKQLFLLGRILGRTRLMDMGLEDERHVERLVEEFLNPPAGNEY